The Sagittula sp. P11 genome window below encodes:
- a CDS encoding TerB family tellurite resistance protein, with translation MSIWSRITQALAALTSGETLGALFDRLRTPPERSVAFTIAVIALSAKMAKADGLVTRDEVTAFREVFHIPAEEEGNAARVFNLARQDVAGFEEYARRISTMFGENREALCDLMEGLFHIAMADGQYHPAEDAFLTRVSEIFGMSENRFRSMRGRLVPDAVPDPYDVLGVTPDMDLPEIRKHWRQLVRDSHPDVMIARGVPEEAVKIAEKRMAAINRAWEEISTREAA, from the coding sequence ATGTCGATCTGGTCCCGCATAACCCAGGCGCTTGCTGCGCTCACCTCCGGCGAAACGCTCGGCGCGCTCTTCGACCGTCTGCGCACGCCGCCGGAACGCTCCGTGGCGTTCACAATCGCCGTGATCGCGCTGTCTGCGAAGATGGCCAAGGCCGACGGACTGGTCACACGGGACGAGGTCACCGCCTTCCGCGAGGTGTTTCACATCCCGGCCGAGGAAGAGGGCAACGCCGCGCGTGTCTTCAACCTGGCCCGGCAGGACGTGGCCGGGTTCGAGGAATACGCCCGCCGCATTTCCACCATGTTCGGCGAGAACCGCGAGGCGCTTTGCGACCTGATGGAGGGGCTGTTCCACATCGCCATGGCGGACGGCCAGTATCACCCGGCCGAGGACGCCTTCCTGACCCGCGTGTCCGAGATATTCGGCATGTCGGAAAATCGTTTCCGTTCGATGCGCGGCCGGCTGGTGCCCGACGCGGTGCCCGATCCCTACGACGTGCTGGGCGTCACGCCGGACATGGACCTGCCGGAGATCCGCAAGCACTGGCGGCAACTGGTGCGCGACAGCCATCCGGACGTGATGATCGCGCGCGGCGTGCCGGAAGAGGCGGTGAAGATCGCCGAAAAGCGGATGGCCGCGATCAACCGCGCGTGGGAAGAAATCTCCACCCGCGAAGCTGCCTGA
- a CDS encoding GNAT family N-acetyltransferase — MILRTAEPRDAAAIAAIWNEIIDHTAITFTNERKTPEGIVADIASRGPAFIVAEDAGRLAGFATYFPFRGGPGYAHTKEHSIQLAEHARGAGLGRLLMAELERVARAEGVHSLWAGVSGENPGGVAFHAAIGFTPIATLPQVGFKFGRWMDLVLMQKIL, encoded by the coding sequence ATGATCCTGCGCACCGCAGAGCCGCGCGATGCGGCGGCCATCGCGGCGATCTGGAACGAGATCATCGACCACACCGCCATCACCTTCACCAACGAACGCAAGACGCCCGAGGGCATCGTCGCCGACATCGCGTCGCGCGGCCCGGCCTTCATCGTGGCCGAAGACGCTGGGCGCCTTGCAGGCTTTGCCACCTATTTTCCGTTCCGTGGCGGCCCCGGTTACGCTCATACAAAGGAACACTCCATCCAGTTGGCAGAACACGCGCGCGGCGCGGGCCTTGGCCGCCTGCTGATGGCAGAGCTTGAGCGAGTGGCCCGCGCCGAGGGCGTGCACAGCCTCTGGGCCGGTGTCTCAGGCGAGAATCCCGGCGGCGTCGCCTTTCACGCCGCCATCGGATTTACCCCCATCGCGACCCTGCCTCAGGTGGGCTTCAAGTTCGGGCGCTGGATGGATCTCGTGCTGATGCAGAAAATTCTGTAA
- a CDS encoding VOC family protein — translation MVKLTLDHIAVLGETLAEAIAHVEGALGLPMSSGGTHPRFGTHNQLVGLDPDLYIEAIAIDPSASAPPDARWFGLDGFEGEARLDKWVCAVPDIEAAIAALPMAGRAVSLSRGKLSWTMAVPEDGLLPFDGLFPALIQWHSTVPPGRSLPASGAALTELTVTHPDAAALSDLLAPYLDAPQVRFVEGPANLAATIRHADTEIILA, via the coding sequence ATGGTGAAGCTGACCCTCGATCATATCGCCGTCCTGGGCGAGACCCTCGCCGAAGCCATCGCGCATGTCGAAGGCGCGCTGGGACTGCCCATGTCCTCGGGCGGCACGCATCCGCGTTTCGGCACGCACAACCAGCTCGTGGGCCTCGATCCCGACCTTTACATCGAGGCGATCGCCATCGATCCCTCCGCGTCCGCCCCGCCGGATGCGCGCTGGTTCGGGCTCGACGGTTTCGAGGGCGAGGCGCGGCTGGACAAGTGGGTCTGCGCCGTGCCGGACATCGAGGCGGCCATCGCGGCGCTGCCCATGGCCGGGCGGGCCGTGTCCCTCAGCCGGGGCAAACTGTCATGGACCATGGCGGTGCCCGAAGACGGACTCCTGCCGTTCGACGGGCTGTTCCCGGCGCTGATCCAGTGGCACTCGACGGTGCCGCCGGGGCGCTCTCTGCCCGCCTCCGGCGCGGCGCTGACCGAACTGACCGTCACCCATCCCGACGCCGCCGCCCTGAGCGATCTTCTCGCCCCCTATCTCGACGCACCGCAGGTCCGATTCGTGGAGGGGCCGGCAAACTTGGCGGCCACGATCCGACACGCGGACACGGAAATCATCCTGGCATGA
- the nhaA gene encoding Na+/H+ antiporter NhaA: MLLRALDKFFSHEASGGILLILSAVLAMIVANSGLDIFYEKVLGSYFSVTINGEGLEKPLILWINDGLMAIFFFLIGLELKRELLEGKLKNPSDVVLPGMAAVGGMVLPAAVYLIFNLGNPETVGGWAIPAATDIAFALGVLALVGDRVPASLKVFLLTLAILDDMGAIIIIALFYTAELKVTYLLMALLPMALMWYLNRQRVHRVAPILLLGLVLWVLVLKSGVHATLAGVVTAFFIPLKDKWGKSPLHSLEHGLSPYVLYFIIPVFAFANAGVVLAGMEMSQVLAPLPLGIALGLIIGKQVGVFGVTFLMVKTGMARMPHGANWAQIYGIACLAGIGFTMSLFIGSLSFSDPALMNEVRIGVLSGSIISGIIGFVALRMSTSKADTPDETEREASATAA, translated from the coding sequence ATGCTGCTGCGCGCTCTGGACAAGTTTTTCAGTCACGAAGCTTCGGGGGGCATCCTCCTCATACTTTCAGCGGTCCTGGCCATGATCGTGGCCAACTCCGGCCTCGACATCTTTTACGAAAAGGTGCTGGGCAGCTATTTCAGCGTGACGATCAACGGCGAGGGCCTCGAAAAGCCGCTGATCCTGTGGATCAACGACGGCCTGATGGCGATCTTCTTCTTCCTGATCGGCCTCGAACTGAAGCGCGAGCTGCTGGAAGGCAAGCTGAAGAACCCATCCGACGTGGTGCTGCCCGGCATGGCGGCCGTGGGCGGCATGGTCCTGCCCGCCGCGGTCTACCTGATCTTCAACCTGGGCAACCCCGAAACGGTCGGCGGCTGGGCGATCCCCGCGGCCACCGACATCGCCTTTGCCCTTGGCGTTCTCGCGCTTGTCGGAGACCGGGTACCTGCCTCGCTCAAGGTTTTCCTGCTGACGCTGGCGATCCTCGACGACATGGGCGCGATCATCATCATCGCCCTGTTCTACACCGCCGAGCTGAAGGTGACCTACCTGCTGATGGCGCTGCTTCCCATGGCGCTGATGTGGTACCTGAACCGTCAGCGCGTCCACCGCGTGGCACCGATCCTGCTTTTGGGCCTCGTGCTCTGGGTGCTGGTGCTGAAGTCCGGCGTGCACGCGACGCTGGCGGGTGTCGTCACGGCCTTCTTCATCCCGCTCAAGGACAAATGGGGCAAGTCCCCCCTGCACTCGCTCGAGCACGGCCTGTCGCCCTATGTCCTCTACTTCATCATCCCCGTCTTCGCCTTCGCCAACGCGGGTGTCGTGCTGGCGGGCATGGAGATGAGCCAGGTTCTGGCGCCGCTGCCGCTCGGCATCGCGCTTGGCCTGATCATCGGCAAGCAGGTGGGCGTCTTCGGCGTGACCTTCCTGATGGTGAAGACCGGAATGGCGCGGATGCCCCACGGGGCGAACTGGGCGCAGATCTACGGCATCGCCTGCCTTGCGGGCATCGGCTTTACCATGTCGCTCTTCATCGGTTCGCTGAGCTTCTCGGACCCGGCCCTGATGAACGAGGTGCGCATCGGCGTGCTGAGCGGGTCGATCATCTCGGGCATCATCGGCTTTGTCGCCCTGCGCATGTCGACCAGCAAGGCAGACACGCCGGACGAGACCGAGCGTGAGGCCAGCGCCACCGCGGCCTGA
- the scpA gene encoding methylmalonyl-CoA mutase: protein MTDLPDDWRAIAEKELRGKAVDDLTWDTLEGIPVKPLYTAADTEGLPHMGSLPGQEPFTRGVKATMYAGRPWTIRQYAGFSTAEESNNFYRKALAAGQQGVSVAFDLATHRGYDSDHPRVVGDVGKAGVAIDSVEDMKILFDGIPLDKVSVSMTMNGAVIPVLANFIVTGEEQGHDRSVLSGTIQNDILKEFMVRNTYIYPPAPSMRIISDIIAYTSDYMPKFNSISISGYHMQEAGANLVQELAFTLADGKEYVKTAMEAGMDIDKFAGRLSFFFAIGKNFFMEVAKLRAARLLWHRIMTELGAQNPRSKMLRTHCQTSGVSLAEQDPYNNVIRTAYEAMSAVLGGTQSLHTNALDEAIALPTEFSARIARNTQLVLQEETGVTKVVDPLAGSYYVESLTNELAERAWALIEEVDEMGGMTRAVESGMPKLRIEETAARRQADIDRGTDVIVGVNKYRLEKEDDLDILDIDNAKVRESQVARLEKIRATRDEPACTAALDELTRRAKEGGNLLDAAVEAARARATVGEISMAMEKEFGRHRAEVKTLAGVYGAAYEGDEGFAAIQKSVEQFAEDEGRRPRMLVVKMGQDGHDRGAKVIATAFADIGFDVDVGPLFQTPEEAAQDAIDNDVHVVGISSQAAGHKTLAPQLVKALQAEGAGDIIVICGGVIPHQDYEFLKNAGVKAIFGPGTNIPEAAQDILRLIRQARSDAAA from the coding sequence ATGACGGATCTCCCCGACGACTGGCGCGCGATCGCTGAAAAGGAACTGCGCGGCAAGGCTGTCGACGACCTGACCTGGGACACGCTGGAGGGCATCCCGGTCAAGCCGCTCTACACCGCCGCGGACACCGAGGGCCTGCCGCACATGGGCAGCCTGCCGGGGCAGGAGCCCTTCACCCGCGGCGTGAAGGCAACGATGTACGCGGGCCGTCCGTGGACGATCCGCCAGTACGCCGGTTTCTCCACCGCCGAGGAATCGAACAACTTCTACCGCAAGGCGCTGGCCGCCGGTCAGCAGGGCGTGTCGGTCGCCTTCGACCTCGCCACGCACCGCGGCTATGACAGCGACCACCCGCGCGTGGTGGGCGACGTGGGCAAGGCCGGTGTAGCCATCGACAGCGTCGAGGACATGAAGATCCTGTTCGACGGCATCCCGCTCGACAAGGTGTCCGTTTCGATGACGATGAACGGCGCGGTGATCCCGGTGCTGGCGAACTTCATCGTCACCGGCGAGGAGCAGGGCCATGACAGGTCGGTGCTGTCCGGAACCATCCAGAACGACATCCTGAAGGAGTTCATGGTCCGCAACACGTATATCTATCCGCCCGCGCCCTCGATGCGGATCATCTCGGATATCATTGCGTATACATCGGATTACATGCCGAAGTTCAACTCGATCTCGATCTCCGGCTACCACATGCAGGAGGCGGGCGCGAACCTCGTCCAGGAGCTGGCCTTCACCCTCGCCGACGGCAAGGAGTACGTGAAGACCGCCATGGAAGCCGGTATGGACATTGACAAATTTGCCGGCCGGCTGTCGTTCTTCTTCGCCATCGGCAAGAACTTCTTCATGGAAGTGGCAAAGCTGCGCGCCGCGCGGCTCCTTTGGCACCGCATCATGACGGAGCTCGGGGCGCAGAACCCCCGGTCGAAGATGCTGCGCACGCACTGCCAGACCTCCGGCGTGTCGCTGGCCGAACAGGACCCCTACAACAACGTCATCCGCACCGCCTACGAGGCCATGTCGGCTGTGCTGGGCGGCACCCAGTCGCTGCACACCAACGCGCTGGACGAGGCGATTGCCCTGCCGACGGAATTCTCCGCCCGCATCGCGCGCAACACGCAGCTTGTGCTGCAGGAGGAAACCGGCGTCACCAAGGTCGTCGATCCGCTGGCGGGTTCCTACTACGTCGAGAGCCTGACCAACGAACTGGCCGAACGGGCCTGGGCGCTGATCGAGGAAGTGGACGAGATGGGCGGCATGACCCGCGCCGTCGAATCCGGGATGCCGAAGCTCCGGATCGAGGAAACCGCCGCGCGCCGTCAGGCCGACATCGACCGTGGCACCGATGTGATTGTCGGCGTCAACAAGTACCGGCTGGAGAAGGAGGACGATCTCGACATCCTCGACATCGACAACGCCAAAGTGCGCGAGAGCCAGGTCGCCCGGCTGGAGAAGATCCGCGCCACCCGCGACGAGCCAGCCTGCACCGCGGCCCTCGACGAACTGACCCGCCGCGCCAAAGAGGGCGGCAACCTGCTCGACGCGGCGGTCGAAGCGGCGCGCGCACGTGCCACCGTAGGAGAGATCAGCATGGCGATGGAAAAGGAATTCGGCCGGCACCGGGCAGAGGTGAAGACCCTCGCCGGTGTCTACGGCGCGGCTTACGAGGGCGACGAGGGCTTTGCCGCCATCCAGAAATCGGTGGAGCAGTTCGCCGAGGACGAAGGCCGCCGCCCGCGCATGCTGGTGGTCAAGATGGGGCAGGACGGCCATGACCGCGGCGCCAAGGTCATCGCCACCGCCTTTGCCGACATCGGCTTCGACGTCGACGTGGGCCCGCTGTTCCAGACCCCGGAAGAGGCCGCGCAGGACGCCATCGACAACGACGTGCACGTGGTGGGCATCTCCAGCCAGGCCGCCGGTCACAAGACGCTTGCGCCGCAACTGGTGAAGGCGCTGCAGGCCGAAGGGGCGGGCGACATCATCGTGATCTGCGGCGGCGTCATCCCGCACCAGGACTACGAGTTCCTGAAGAACGCAGGCGTCAAGGCGATCTTCGGCCCTGGCACCAACATCCCGGAAGCGGCGCAGGACATCCTGCGGCTGATCCGGCAGGCGCGGTCCGACGCGGCGGCCTGA
- a CDS encoding DUF4174 domain-containing protein, translated as MRWILCLIAVLSLGAAPPTQAWAADNEVETDAERPVVLDAAETSLSDWLWIKRPVVVFADNAADPRFQEQIELLTERYSALEERDVVIIVDSDPEAMTSVRKALRPRGFMLVVMAKDGTIVTRKPGPWSVREISRSIDKLPLRQDELKGF; from the coding sequence ATGCGTTGGATTTTATGCCTGATCGCCGTTCTTAGCCTGGGGGCCGCCCCCCCGACACAGGCGTGGGCCGCAGACAACGAGGTCGAGACCGACGCCGAGAGGCCGGTCGTCCTCGACGCCGCCGAGACATCCCTGTCCGACTGGCTCTGGATCAAGCGTCCGGTGGTGGTCTTTGCCGACAATGCCGCCGATCCGCGCTTCCAGGAACAGATCGAACTGCTGACCGAGCGGTATTCGGCGCTGGAGGAACGCGACGTGGTGATCATCGTCGACAGCGACCCGGAGGCGATGACCTCCGTCCGCAAGGCGCTGCGGCCGCGCGGCTTCATGCTGGTGGTGATGGCCAAGGACGGCACCATCGTCACCCGCAAGCCGGGCCCGTGGTCGGTCAGGGAAATCTCCCGCTCCATCGACAAGCTGCCGCTCCGGCAGGACGAGTTGAAGGGCTTCTGA
- a CDS encoding acetyl/propionyl/methylcrotonyl-CoA carboxylase subunit alpha — MFEKILIANRGEIACRVIKTARKMGIKTVAVYSDADKHALHVEMADEAVHIGPPPANQSYIVIDKIMDAIAKTGAQAVHPGYGFLSENPKFAQALEKASVAFIGPPVKAIEAMGDKITSKKIAQEAGVSTVPGYMGLIEDADEAVKISNEIGYPVMIKASAGGGGKGMRIAWNDAEAREGFQSSKNEAASSFGDDRIFIEKFVTQPRHIEIQVLCDAHGNGIYLNERECSIQRRNQKVVEEAPSPFLDEATRKAMGEQAVALANAVGYASAGTVEFIVDGEKNFYFLEMNTRLQVEHPVTELITGVDLVEQMIRVANGEPLSITQDDVKINGWAIENRLYAEDPYRNFLPSIGRLTRYRPPEEGKLGEGVVRNDTGVFEGGEISMYYDPMIAKLCTWGPTREAAIEVMRNALDSFEVEGIGHNLPFVAAVMDHPKFISGDMTTAFIAEEYPDGFDGVTLDEAQLKRVAAAAAAMNRVAEIRRTRVTGRLGNHERRVGAEWNVSLQDTSFDVTIDADQKGATISFAEGGTMRVEGAWTPGQSLAWMTVDGAPLVLKVDKIIQGFRLRTRGADLKVHVRSPRQAELARLMPEKQAPDTSKLLLCPMPGLIVKIDVEEGQEVQEGQALCTVEAMKMENILRAEKKGVVSKINAGPGDSLRVDDVIMEFE; from the coding sequence ATGTTTGAAAAGATCCTGATCGCGAACCGGGGCGAAATCGCCTGCCGGGTCATCAAGACCGCGCGCAAGATGGGCATCAAGACGGTGGCCGTCTACTCCGACGCAGACAAGCACGCGCTGCATGTCGAGATGGCCGACGAGGCCGTGCACATCGGCCCGCCGCCCGCCAACCAGTCCTACATCGTGATCGACAAGATCATGGATGCCATCGCAAAGACCGGCGCGCAGGCGGTGCACCCGGGCTACGGTTTCCTGTCCGAGAACCCGAAATTCGCGCAGGCGCTCGAAAAGGCCTCCGTCGCGTTCATCGGCCCCCCGGTCAAGGCGATCGAGGCAATGGGCGACAAGATCACCTCGAAGAAGATCGCGCAGGAGGCGGGCGTCAGCACCGTGCCCGGCTACATGGGCCTGATCGAGGATGCCGACGAGGCGGTGAAGATCTCCAACGAGATCGGCTATCCGGTGATGATCAAGGCCTCAGCCGGCGGCGGCGGCAAGGGGATGCGGATCGCGTGGAACGACGCGGAGGCACGCGAGGGCTTCCAGTCGTCGAAGAACGAAGCGGCCAGCAGTTTCGGCGACGACCGCATCTTCATCGAGAAGTTCGTCACCCAGCCGCGCCACATCGAGATCCAGGTCCTGTGCGATGCGCATGGCAACGGCATCTACCTGAACGAACGCGAATGCTCGATCCAGCGCCGCAACCAGAAGGTGGTCGAAGAGGCCCCGTCCCCCTTCCTTGACGAGGCCACCCGCAAGGCGATGGGGGAGCAGGCCGTCGCGCTGGCCAATGCGGTGGGCTACGCCTCCGCCGGGACGGTGGAATTCATCGTCGACGGCGAGAAGAACTTCTACTTCCTCGAGATGAACACCCGCCTGCAGGTGGAGCATCCGGTGACCGAGCTGATCACCGGCGTCGACCTTGTCGAACAGATGATCCGCGTCGCCAACGGCGAGCCGCTGTCGATCACCCAGGACGACGTGAAGATAAACGGCTGGGCCATCGAGAACCGCCTCTACGCCGAGGACCCGTACCGCAACTTCCTGCCCTCCATCGGGCGTCTGACCCGCTATCGTCCGCCGGAAGAGGGCAAGCTGGGCGAGGGGGTCGTGCGCAACGACACCGGCGTCTTCGAGGGCGGCGAGATCTCCATGTACTACGACCCGATGATCGCCAAGCTCTGCACCTGGGGGCCGACCCGCGAGGCGGCCATCGAGGTCATGCGCAACGCGCTCGATTCGTTCGAGGTGGAGGGGATCGGGCACAACCTGCCGTTCGTCGCCGCGGTGATGGATCACCCGAAGTTCATCTCGGGCGACATGACCACCGCCTTCATCGCCGAGGAGTATCCCGACGGCTTCGACGGCGTGACCCTCGACGAGGCGCAACTGAAGCGCGTGGCCGCCGCCGCCGCCGCGATGAACCGCGTGGCGGAGATCCGGCGCACCCGTGTGACCGGGCGTCTCGGCAACCACGAACGCCGTGTGGGCGCCGAATGGAACGTGTCGTTGCAGGACACCTCCTTCGACGTGACCATCGACGCCGACCAGAAGGGCGCGACCATCTCCTTTGCCGAGGGCGGCACGATGCGGGTCGAGGGCGCCTGGACACCGGGCCAGAGCCTCGCCTGGATGACCGTGGACGGCGCGCCGCTGGTCCTGAAGGTCGACAAGATCATCCAGGGCTTCCGCCTGCGCACCCGCGGCGCCGACCTGAAGGTGCATGTCCGCAGCCCGCGCCAGGCCGAACTGGCCCGGCTGATGCCCGAGAAGCAGGCCCCCGATACTTCAAAGCTGCTGCTTTGCCCGATGCCCGGCCTGATCGTGAAGATCGACGTGGAGGAAGGGCAGGAAGTGCAGGAGGGGCAGGCGCTCTGCACTGTCGAGGCAATGAAGATGGAGAACATTCTGCGCGCCGAGAAGAAGGGCGTGGTGTCCAAGATCAACGCGGGCCCGGGCGACAGCCTGAGGGTCGACGACGTGATCATGGAATTCGAGTGA
- a CDS encoding DUF6497 family protein → MITRIALFVSLISALSAPVAAGEPEVERVLPVSGLSVAFFDLIDDTPTWRIRFTAPGLASEDVDYASVSDDMAWLCQEEALPRLEAVAASPEHIVVTLMQEPVEFGAAMPGIRQFFESYTVEDGLCIWEVY, encoded by the coding sequence ATGATCACCCGGATTGCGCTGTTCGTATCGCTGATCTCGGCCCTTTCCGCGCCTGTCGCGGCAGGGGAACCGGAGGTTGAGCGCGTCCTGCCGGTATCCGGTCTTTCCGTCGCCTTCTTCGACCTGATCGACGACACGCCGACATGGCGGATCCGCTTCACCGCGCCCGGCCTCGCGTCCGAGGACGTGGACTACGCATCGGTATCTGACGACATGGCGTGGCTGTGCCAGGAAGAGGCGCTGCCGCGTCTCGAAGCTGTCGCTGCGTCACCCGAACACATCGTCGTCACGCTGATGCAGGAGCCGGTGGAATTCGGCGCCGCGATGCCCGGAATCCGCCAGTTTTTCGAAAGCTACACGGTCGAAGACGGCCTCTGCATCTGGGAGGTCTACTGA
- a CDS encoding acyl-CoA carboxylase subunit beta: MKDIIQELHDRRENARLGGGQKRIDAQHAKGKLTARERIELLLDEGSFEEYDTFVAHRCTDFGMEQNRPYGDGVVTGWGTINGRMAYVFSQDFTVLGGSVSATHAQKICKIMDMAMQNGAPVIGLNDSGGARIQEGVDALAGYADIFQKNIEASGVIPQISVIMGPCAGGAVYSPAMTDFIFMVKDTSYMFVTGPDVVKTVTNEIVTAEELGGASTHTKKSSVADGAFENDVEALAEVRRLVDFLPLNNREKPPVRPFFDEVDRVEASLDTLIPDNPNMPYDMNELINKVADEGDFYEIQQDFAGNIITGFIRLEGQTVGVVANQPMVLAGVLDIDSSRKAARFVRFCDCFEIPILTFVDVPGFLPGTAQEYNGVIKHGAKLLFAYGEATVPMVTVITRKAYGGAYDVMASKHMKADVNYAWPTAQIAVMGAKGAAEIIHRADLGDPEKIKAHADAYEERFANPFIAAERGFIDEVIQPRSTRRRVARAFAMLRNKRQSMPWKKHDNIPL, translated from the coding sequence ATGAAGGACATTATCCAGGAACTGCACGACCGCCGCGAGAACGCCCGTCTGGGCGGGGGACAGAAGCGGATCGACGCGCAGCACGCCAAGGGCAAGCTGACGGCGCGGGAACGGATCGAGCTGCTGCTCGACGAGGGATCCTTCGAGGAATACGACACTTTCGTCGCCCACCGCTGCACCGATTTCGGCATGGAGCAGAATCGCCCCTACGGCGACGGCGTTGTGACCGGCTGGGGGACGATCAACGGCCGCATGGCCTATGTCTTCAGCCAGGACTTCACCGTGCTGGGCGGCTCGGTTTCCGCCACCCACGCGCAGAAGATCTGCAAGATCATGGACATGGCGATGCAGAACGGCGCGCCGGTCATCGGTCTGAACGACAGCGGCGGTGCGCGTATCCAGGAGGGCGTCGACGCGCTGGCGGGCTACGCCGACATCTTCCAGAAGAACATCGAGGCCTCGGGCGTGATCCCGCAGATCTCTGTCATCATGGGGCCCTGTGCCGGCGGTGCCGTCTATTCGCCCGCGATGACCGACTTCATCTTCATGGTGAAGGACACTTCCTACATGTTCGTCACCGGCCCCGACGTGGTGAAGACCGTGACCAACGAGATCGTCACCGCCGAGGAGCTGGGCGGCGCGTCCACCCACACGAAGAAGTCCTCGGTCGCCGACGGTGCCTTCGAGAACGATGTGGAGGCGTTGGCCGAGGTGCGCCGCCTTGTCGACTTCCTGCCGCTCAACAACCGCGAAAAGCCCCCGGTGCGCCCGTTCTTCGACGAGGTCGACCGGGTCGAGGCGTCGCTCGACACGCTGATCCCCGACAACCCCAACATGCCCTACGACATGAATGAGTTGATCAACAAGGTCGCGGACGAGGGCGATTTCTACGAGATCCAGCAGGACTTTGCAGGCAACATCATCACCGGTTTCATCCGCCTTGAAGGGCAGACCGTGGGTGTCGTCGCCAACCAGCCGATGGTTCTGGCGGGGGTTCTGGACATCGACTCGAGCCGCAAGGCCGCGCGTTTCGTGCGCTTCTGCGACTGTTTCGAGATCCCGATCCTCACCTTCGTGGACGTGCCGGGCTTCCTGCCGGGGACCGCGCAGGAATACAACGGCGTCATCAAGCACGGCGCGAAACTGCTGTTCGCCTACGGCGAGGCGACCGTGCCGATGGTCACGGTCATCACCCGCAAGGCCTATGGCGGCGCCTATGACGTGATGGCGTCGAAGCATATGAAAGCTGACGTGAACTATGCCTGGCCCACGGCGCAGATCGCGGTGATGGGCGCGAAGGGTGCGGCAGAGATCATCCACCGCGCCGATCTGGGCGACCCGGAGAAGATCAAGGCCCACGCCGATGCCTACGAGGAGCGGTTCGCCAACCCCTTCATCGCGGCAGAGCGGGGCTTCATCGACGAGGTCATCCAGCCGCGGTCGACCCGGCGCCGCGTGGCCCGCGCCTTCGCGATGCTGCGCAACAAGCGGCAGTCGATGCCGTGGAAGAAACACGACAACATTCCGCTGTGA
- a CDS encoding multidrug effflux MFS transporter yields the protein MTPSRHARFLDRSTPPHILTLVLLASMTALTLNVFVPALQIMADWYETEYHIMQLAISLTLLMNAILQLLIGPIADNLGRRPVILGGLAIFVLATIGCILATDVKVFLAFRMMQASVVVGMVLSRAVVRDLYPPDEAASMIGYVTMGMSLVPMVAPIFGGALAEAFGWHSNFWLMLVAGVLMLALVWGDLGETATRSGLTLGKQFSQYPELFRSPRFWGYALACAFSSGAFFSYVGGASFVGIEVFGLTTANLGYFFGAPAVGYFLGNFISGRFSARFGINRMILWGACIVSLGLAISILVFAAGFGSQWTFFGFMTLVGLGNGMTIPNATAGALSVRPHLAGTASGLAGAIMLGGGAGLSQMAGTMLTPETGAWPLLWMMFASSVASILAISVVIWRERQLRGLDVA from the coding sequence ATGACCCCCAGCAGACACGCGCGGTTTCTGGACCGCTCCACCCCTCCTCATATCCTGACGCTCGTCCTGCTGGCCAGCATGACGGCGCTGACGCTGAACGTCTTCGTTCCGGCGCTGCAGATCATGGCGGACTGGTACGAGACCGAGTACCACATCATGCAGCTCGCGATCTCTCTGACGCTGCTGATGAACGCGATTCTCCAGCTTCTGATCGGGCCGATTGCCGACAACCTCGGACGTCGGCCGGTGATCCTCGGCGGGCTTGCGATCTTCGTCCTGGCGACGATCGGCTGCATCCTGGCGACCGATGTGAAGGTGTTCCTCGCCTTCCGCATGATGCAGGCCAGCGTGGTCGTCGGCATGGTCCTGTCCCGCGCCGTGGTCCGCGACCTGTACCCCCCGGACGAGGCCGCCTCGATGATCGGCTACGTCACGATGGGAATGTCGCTGGTCCCCATGGTCGCACCGATCTTCGGCGGCGCACTGGCGGAGGCCTTCGGCTGGCACTCCAACTTCTGGCTGATGCTGGTGGCGGGTGTCCTGATGCTGGCCCTCGTGTGGGGCGACCTCGGAGAGACGGCCACCCGAAGCGGGCTGACCCTTGGCAAGCAGTTCAGCCAGTACCCGGAGCTTTTCCGCTCGCCGCGGTTCTGGGGCTATGCGCTGGCCTGCGCATTCTCCTCCGGTGCGTTCTTCTCCTACGTGGGCGGCGCGTCCTTCGTCGGCATTGAGGTCTTCGGCCTGACCACCGCCAACCTCGGGTACTTCTTCGGCGCACCGGCGGTCGGCTATTTCCTCGGCAACTTCATCTCGGGCCGTTTCTCCGCCCGCTTCGGCATTAACCGCATGATCCTCTGGGGCGCGTGCATCGTAAGTCTGGGCCTCGCCATATCGATCCTCGTCTTCGCGGCGGGCTTCGGCAGCCAGTGGACCTTCTTCGGCTTCATGACGCTGGTCGGCCTGGGCAACGGCATGACCATCCCCAACGCCACGGCAGGCGCGCTGTCCGTGCGTCCGCACCTGGCCGGAACGGCTTCCGGTCTCGCCGGGGCCATCATGCTGGGCGGGGGCGCCGGGCTGTCGCAGATGGCAGGCACGATGCTGACACCGGAAACCGGCGCATGGCCGCTTCTGTGGATGATGTTTGCCTCGTCCGTCGCCTCGATCCTGGCCATCTCGGTGGTGATCTGGCGTGAACGGCAACTGAGAGGACTGGACGTCGCCTGA